The segment gttgtacgagtgccttgaaaagttacagctagttatcagaacgaagctgtggagtgtctgtgttactgaagtttggaaataaagtccaagttcaactgagaagctgcgtcgtgcatgcaagtctgtcggcctccacacATCAGAGTAAGCGAAAagtcacacaaggtgtgaaacactgatagagaaatatattcactacacatttgattaccagctttttaaatttcaacttaattctaatttatatatgtgtatcacaatcttcaagatctgatacctacaatttaattccatagtatgtggtgagtagcctactgcctctgtacggatttggttaattcaatagtaattgaatgaaaatgtgctgctctgaatccgtactgaggcagtactcacaacatgcgtcatctgtactgctggtgaatccacagcctgaccgcagcgaaagttctgcatgcactaaaacctctacggcgtgtctgcgtgttcCTAAATtcttactgaggcagtacttacgatgtacggatctccaaatttagcccacgtttttgcaagtagactgcatgcAAgtacaagtacggcgggttgtgaccacggctttagcaAGTTTCACCTTAACCAGATGTTTGGGATAGTCATCAACAACCATCTGGAAGAATTCTGGTTGGATATTTGAAAAACTAAGTGGCAGAGCGGAATTCATTTATTAGTTTCTAGGGGTAAACCCAACTTCTAAGCAAAGAGTCCGGATATTTTTGTTTGGGGTTGAGGCAAGGACCTCAGAAAAGCCATTCCAAAAACTTAATGCTAGCCTGTTTTATGGGTTCCTCAATCAATGCTGATGTGTGTCTGGGGTCAGTTTCCTGTTGGGATACCTAAGTTGATGGTTTGAGGTTTTGCTGAAGGGGTCTGAGATAGTTGTCTTTCTTCACTCTTCCATTCACTTGGTGCAACGCACCAGTTCCGCTGGCAGCAAAACAATTTCAGATCATGATTCTCGTAACACCATGCTTAATAGCTGTTACACTGTTCTTGGTATTAAATAAGTAACCTTTACTCCTCCACACATACCTCTGGTCACTGTTCCTAAACAGTAGCTGGTCACCTACAGACTTAGGTTGAGCTTAAAGGTGTAGCGTTTGGAGCAAGGGCTTCTTTCTTGGTTGGCATGGCATGTAAGTCTTGCTTGACTAGACAGTGACACTACTGTTACAAGAGATTGCAGTTCAAGGTAGCCATGTGCCctggtggttcctgggttgttcctaACCATCTGAATCAACTTCCTCTCAGCAGAGGGTGACAGTTTGGACCTTCTTCCAGACCTTAGCAAAGTGGCCTCACTTTCCAATAACTTGTACTTATGTACAATTGCTTGATCACATGAACTTTAAATCTGCAGTTGTTCAGAAAAGGTTCCAAGACACATCCCTGACGTGTAAAATCAACAAGACTATTTTTCAGATCTGCACGATGTGTTGGTCAATCCAATGAGTGCAGTCAAACTCTTTCTATGTTGGAACACAGACACTACCAGCTACAGACAATCATGATCACTAATAAGAAATGAAGAGGCATTGGCAAATTGAATTCTTGACGTTTCAGTATCACCAAATTAATAATGCAAGTCTATATTTTTgatcctgtatgtataattttggccctgtgctgataaaataaataaatgaacctcTTCCCCAAATTCTGTTTTCCTTCTATTAAAGATTTCTGTTGCACAATCATTCTGCCACAGAAAACGATCCGTTCAGAGAATTCATTGACAGGCCACCGTTGCTACGACATTCACGtatatgatgagtgtatgtaaacttctgaccacaactgtatttCATGTGGCCACATAATTTACTCGTCAAAAATCATAGTATCTTTAAACTTTTTTGTGTGATGATCATCAATAACACAACACTATAGTAAGAaaatttgggggtgggggggtctgaATCTGAACAAGGTGTAATGTAAACTCATCTCTGGTCCTCTTTACGAAGCGTATGTCCAATGAACCTTCTTCAGTACAGGCACGTTTTCTTCATAATACGCAAAAACTCCTGCTGGTTCACTTCCCCATCTCCATCCCTGTCTGCTTCATCAATCATTTCCTTCAGAAACAGACCATAAAAAGAAGTGATCAAAAGAAGAATAGAGTGATagagaaaaaaaagataaaagaagCTGACATCTGCAGAGAGACGATCTCATAGCTAATGACATGGACAGGAATACAACAGAGATACACATACTTGTATTTCAATGTCAAAATCATAGTCCTGGCCTTGGATGACACAGTTTACTATGATCTGCATTTGACTTTATTGGACAGGAGCTCTTTTAAAGTATGTACTGATTGTGAGCATTTACAACATCAATTTTTTACCTGCAGCTCTTCATCTGTTAAGTTTTCCCCGAGCTCTTTGGCCACTCTTTTTAGATTCTTGAATGAGATCTTGCCCGTCTCATCATCGTCAAACAGACGGAATGCTTTCAGGATCTCCTCTTTTGAATCTTTCTCAGCCTAAATTGAAAACAAAGCAAACAGACAGTAGCGTCACCCCGGGTTGATGCACTGCAGGAGGTGTGTAGTCAGAGATATAGGTGACAGATAAAATGCATCGGAAACAAAAAACCAAACGGTTCTAGAATTTGGTTGTGGCTATGATTGACAATACATATTAAAACAATGAGTAGGGATGCAAGTTGAGTTGAATGGCAGATCTATGACTTATCTTTCCCCTCACCAGCATTACTAGCCCCACCAATGAgcaacacatgcacgcacacacagtcacataaaaaagaaataaaaagaaaaaaatcatattcAGGATGTTGAAACAGAAGACTTTCTCTGAATGGATGACAGCAAATGGattggcatcctatccagggtgtgttacacctcatgccctatgactgcttggatagTCTCCAGCCCGCCAATGCCCCTTAATTGCAGTAAGGggttatagaaaatggatggatggaaaataagGTTTGGATTttcataattcattcatttatatggATAAATTACAAAAAACCATTTGATTTTTGTTGATTTACTGTGTTTAGCCgtttaatatttgtttttctgttgccCAATGAAGAGGTGAGTGGGAAAAGCACCAAACATTACATAAAAAAGCTTCAAGTGTCTAAAATAAGTGCAGACACAGAGGAATGAAAGCTTTAGTTCCAGTTGTTAAAAGTGGAGAAAAAGCACAATTACTTTGGATTTGCTATGAATAATGAACCTACAAGCAAGGAGAATGCACAAAATGGACAAATAACGAAAGTTTATTAGtgtaatggtaagaatattttcattagttgaacaatggaacattccatctttcaatgaatgaaaatatCCTTTCCACTGCACAAATGACAAAcattctctatttattttatatcacacctaaatagatccttgtcatttgacattttacatAAGAAAGGTGAAAAAGTATTTAATAATAACGATaatggcctttattgtcattgtacattcatACAATGAAACTGgtgctctgcatttaacccatcctagttacagttagGCACAATACAACCACTAGGAGCGGTGGGCAGCCATGGACCAGGGACCAActcgaaatatatatatatatatatacacacacgagttaTATATTGTATATCGTAACATATCGTATATGttgcttggtcaggggcagagaaaggaggaaaCCATAaataagcgttttttttttttattgtgggagAAAATCAGAGTGCCCAAAGGAAACCaaagcagacacagggagaacatgcaaactccacacaggaaggcccaGGCGGGAAGTGATGCTAGGTCCTTCTTGCTGGGAAGGTCCTCATTTAATGGGCCAAAGCATATGGAACCAAAATGAATgggaaatggaaccaaactgcacaaaCAATATACATAAATTATACAATGGACTACTTTTCTATACAGTTGGACAAATatcaatgtcatgtgacatacaatccacTAATCAAACAGGTGTTACAAAAAGGATATCTACCATTTTTTGTGTCATGACGGTGAGGAAGTCAGCAAAGGAGAGCTTCCCAGTTCCATCTTTGTCCACCTCACCAATCATCTTCTTGATCTCCTCTTtctttggttcaaaccccagagcTCTCATTGCCACCTGTCACAgtggaaaataaaaacagaaagaaatctCAGCATAGGCACAAAGTGAGTAAATCTGTCAGAGATGCAGCTGTTTAACCTTCAGCTCCTTGACATCAATGTATCCAGAGCCATCGGTGTCAAACAGCTCAAAGGCCTCCCTGATCTCCTGCTTCTGCTCCTCAGTCAGCTCTGGTTTGGGATTTGTCTTCTTGCGAGGAGGAGGCACTGGTCCCTGCAGGGACGGTCTCTTTGCAGTGGTTGCCTGGTGAAGACACAGGACAGAAGACACAATCAACACAAAGGCCAGTGTGAGACAAAAACCAACAAGACACTGAAAGGTTTCTGGGTAAAATGCTGGAACAATTCTGGTCGGATCACCTGTGGCTCAAATACAACATACTGTAAAATAATGTGACACAGACAAGATCACTTACCATCGGCTATGGATTTAACTGAAGCTCTATTGTTAGGCGGCTACAGATCTCCAAAAAACGGCTTCCCTACCATTTAACGGTTTTTACTGGAAAAGCGTCGCACACTGTAAAAGTTTAAGCACGCGGTATAATCATTGACTGCGTTCCTTAAATACCCTCTTTTTAATTTCACGAGTACGTCAGCTAAAAAGAGGACAAAACAatgaagctaactgctagcgCTAGCACCGCAGCTAGTTGTCATGGAGTCATTGCGTTTGATTTGTTCACACTGTGTGCCAAATGATCGGCGCGTCGTTTTACGACCTTGCAATCTATGTTTACGACGGAAATTTCAAACCGGTACAAAATGGAAAAGAAATGAAACGCACCTTGTCGGTAAAAAAGACGATTGGTTGttgaaaatcaaatcactttttaTTATGTTGGAAAATGCAGAAGAGTAATAAGCACGCTTGATTCGTGATTCTATTTTTGTGAGCCAAGTCTGAAACTTGTAACTAAGTCTCAAAAGAAAAACGATCCATAAACTTTTCTTCCCCCTATTAGACATAAAGCTGGGCAAATGTTAATGTTTCATAGCTATACTAAATGTTAATTTACGTTATTCTCCTCCCTTGCGAATTTAACTAAATAATTTTGTCATTATCACACCGTTTTTAAAACCCTTATATTTCTATCCGAAAATAGCTATAATAATGACTAAATAAAACATACACGTTTAAACATAGCAGTTGATAATTTGAGAGTtttatgaagaagaagaaaaaaatgagaattttattcatgtatttattttatatggTGATTTTATCATGACAAAATAAGTAACAATTTGATAGAGTAGAAAATGCATCATTTGCCTGGAAACGATTGTTTTTAGTGTCAATTTTGAGGTCTGAAAAGAAATTCCAggaacattttgaaacatttgttTATACTAcagacgcttttttttttttttttttttttttttacataaaaagaCCCTGCATTGGTTGCAAAGACGCAAGAAAtgcagccgccatcttggagcggtcatcgTATTCCATCGCAGGGCACAgtaaaggtttgattttatattgttgttgtttttttttgtttgtttgtttgttttttttttttttggtcttaatATAAGAAAGTTGCTTTGTTCtctgttattttctctgttctgtaaagtgtcttttagcactgggTAAAGCTATTTATTATGTAGCTTTTATCTATTACATAACTTTTATAACTTGtataacttatatatatatatatatatatatatatatatatatatatatatatatatatatatatatatatatatatatatatatatatatatatatatatatatatatatatatatataggatttttttgttgggggagctgagggggagctggggtaaaagttggaggggctacacaaaatgtcgttgaaatgaaaagtatatagtaaattgctttataaataccaaggtatatgttttagtcacccgtgctcctctaaaatgtggtatcaatgcacacacacatcactaagaatgattgccgaacaacgatatacagcttctgtatattctgtgttcgtGCGCGGCCGTGGCCAATGTGCTTGATGAAAAAGTAGTTcctagataattgtgatatattcctgtgagataatacgtatatctcatctaaatcaattctacaatttaccagtaataaaattataaagataagtgaagttttaagagtggccgtaacaaatatttaggaaacctaaatttttggagtatggagttaaatttgtctcattaatacttgcaaatgcacagagggtgatttacaaatatcctttgatttgtacacgtgctttgtgatctagaaaaacaaatttctgatttgtaacttgtgtgtgggtttttacaaataaatgtttatttacaaaactgaaaattctgtttgtgaagggtgattcaacattggtggatcaccgaacacacacattcatcactttgctcagttacgcaatattgagacattctcagtgcaaaactgcagttgagatccacaaatatgtcagtcgctattcacattattggcagaattattggggggctgaggggggtctTGGCTAATTATTGGGGGGGGCTTAAGTCCctcccaagcccccccccccctttggcaCCGCCACTGACGCACACCCAAGACAGACCACTCAGGGTTAGCATTTTTCAACTACAACTATAGACATTACTTCCCCTCACTGGGATAAAAGGCAAGAATGTACACGTGAACAAGCATAACtgaattttagatttatttgttGGCCATTTGCGACCTGTTGAAGTGCAATAAATATCAAAAGTTCTAAAACATCTTGTTTGATTGTTTCACTATATAaacatagtaataataatagttaggggtggtggccatgtggttagtgcatttggtttcagttcggaatgCTCAGTTTAAACCCCTCCCCTGCCGATTTCTCCATAtgaagttgtgccaggaagggtatctggcataaaacttgtgcccatTCAATATGCACatccacatcagatctgctgtgcAAACAACTGGGAAGCCGAAGGCACTTATGAATGATAATATCCACAGTGATACATTAAACtggctgagttacccgttctacacACATGTAatggagaagaattttagccatgtcgctGTATATTTCATGTATATTTCATATTTCATAACCTACcatctggttctcaagaccaggcacctaagtggctctactctactcttttctactcttcttactcttcctttttacatatttagatataccttagtatactagcatagttccaccttagaattggaatataatatataagatatatcttactgaattttcatgtcactttagttaaggtgtaataAGTTGCATTgctttgtgtgtatgttgtcattaattttcatagagaaatttgtgacattcatgagactcaggtgaatgatgataaaaggttagat is part of the Thalassophryne amazonica chromosome 11, fThaAma1.1, whole genome shotgun sequence genome and harbors:
- the cetn2 gene encoding caltractin — its product is MATTAKRPSLQGPVPPPRKKTNPKPELTEEQKQEIREAFELFDTDGSGYIDVKELKVAMRALGFEPKKEEIKKMIGEVDKDGTGKLSFADFLTVMTQKMAEKDSKEEILKAFRLFDDDETGKISFKNLKRVAKELGENLTDEELQEMIDEADRDGDGEVNQQEFLRIMKKTCLY